In a single window of the Drosophila subpulchrella strain 33 F10 #4 breed RU33 chromosome X, RU_Dsub_v1.1 Primary Assembly, whole genome shotgun sequence genome:
- the LOC119557095 gene encoding neuroglian isoform X1, whose product MWRQSTILAALLVALITGCAAIRSNSPPRITKQPAPGELLFKVAQPNKESNNPFIIECEADAIPEPEYSWIKNGKKFDWQAYDDRMLRQPGRGTLVITVPKDEDRGHYQCFASNEFGTATSNSVYVRKAELNAFKDEAAKTLEAVEGEPFMLKCAAPDGFPSPTVNWMIQESIDGSIKSINNSRMTLDPEGNLWFSNITREDASLDFYYACSATSVFRSEYKIGNKVLLDVKSMGVSASQNKHPPVRQYVSRRQSLALRGKRMELFCIYGGTPLPQTVWSKNGQRIQWSDRITQGHYGKSLVIRQTNFDDAGTYTCDVSNGVGNAQSFSIILNVNSVPYFTKEPDFQTAAEDEEVVFECRAAGVPEPKISWIHNGKPIEQTPPNPRRTVTDNTIRIVNLVKGDTGNYGCNATNSLGYVYKDVYLNVQAEPPTIEVPPSAVSSVDGRNVTIKCRVKGSPKPLVKWLRASNWLTGGRYNVQANGDLEIQDVTFSDAGKYTCYAQNKFGEIQADGSLSVMEHTRITQEPQNYEVAAGQSATFRCNEAHDDTLEIEIDWWKDGQSIDFEAQPRFVKTNDNSLTIAKTMELDSGEYTCVARTKLDEATARANLIVQDVPNAPRLTGITCQADKAEIQWEPQGDNRSPILHYTIQFNTSFTPASWDAAYEKVPNTDSSFVVQMSPWANYTFRVIAFNKIGPSPPSPHSESCTTQPDVPFKNPDNVVGQGTEPNNLVISWTPMPEIEHNAPNFHYYVSWKRDIPAASWENNNIFDWRQNNIVIADQPTFVKYLIKVVAINDKGESNVAAEEVVGYSGEDRPLDAPTNFTMRQITSSTSGYMAWTPVSEESVRGHFKGYKIQTWTENEGEEGLREIHVKGDTHNALVTQFKPDSKNYARILAYNGRFNGPPSAVIDFDTPEGVPSPVQGLDAYPLGSSAFMLHWKKPLYPNGKLTGYKIYFEEVHESHVEPRREYEPHVTDPRVTRMKMAALKPNTKYRISITATTKMGEGSEHYIEKKTLNDAISVAPATPSFSWEQLPSDNGLAKFRVNWLPSTEGHPGTHFFTQYRIKGVETWVNTEHENNLDYQVVSGLDPETAYEFRVVSVDGHFNTPSAAQEIDTNTVEGPIKVANEAVANAGWFIGMMLALAFIIILFIIICIIRRNRGGKYDVHDRELANGRRDYPEEGGFHEYSQPLDNKSAGRQSVNSANKPGVESDTDSMAEYGDGDTGQFTEDGSFIGQYVPGKLQPPVSPQPLNNSAAAHQAAPTAGGSGAGSASAAAGTSGSSSGGAAVGAGGASASNGGAAAGAVATYV is encoded by the exons ATACAGTTGGATCAAGAATGGCAAGAAGTTCGACTGGCAGGCGTACGACGACCGGATGCTGCGACAGCCGGGTCGCGGAACCCTGGTGATCACCGTGCCCAAGGACGAGGATCGCGGCCACTACCAGTGCTTCGCGTCCAACGAGTTCGGCACGGCCACCTCGAACTCGGTGTATGTGCGCAAGGCGGAGCTGAACGCCTTCAAGGACGAGGCGGCCAAGACCCTGGAGGCCGTGGAGGGCGAGCCCTTCATGCTCAAGTGCGCGGCACCCGACGGCTTCCCCAGCCCCACCGTCAACTGGATGATCCAGGAGTCCATCGACGGCAGCATCAAGTCGATCAACAACTCCCGCATGACCCTCGATCCGGAGGGCAATCTGTGGTTCTCGAACATCACCCGCGAGGATGCCAGCTTGGACTTCTACTACGCCTGCTCGGCCACCTCGGTGTTCCGCAGTGAATACAAGATTGGCAACAAGGTGCTCCTCGACGTCAAGTCGATGGGTGTGAGTGCCTCCCAGAACAAGCACCCTCCTGTGCGTCAATATGTCTCCCGTCGCCAATCCTTGGCCCTTCGCGGCAAGCGCATGGAACTGTTTTGCATCTACGGTGGAACGCCGCTGCCGCAGACCGTTTGGAGCAAGAACGGGCAGCGGATACAGTGGAGCGACCGCATCACCCAGGGACACTACGGCAAATCGCTGGTCATCCGGCAGACGAACTTCGATGATGCCGGCACCTACACCTGCGACGTTTCCAACGGCGTGGGCAACGCCCAGTCGTTCTCGATCATCCTGAATGTCAACTCCGTGCCGTACTTCACCAAGGAACCCGACTTCCAGACCGCCGCCGAGGATGAGGAGGTGGTCTTTGAGTGCCGCGCCGCCGGTGTCCCAGAGCCCAAGATCAGTTGGATACACAATGGCAAGCCGATCGAGCAGACGCCCCCGAATCCCCGACGAACCGTGACCGACAACACCATCCGCATCGTGAACCTGGTCAAGGGCGATACCGGCAACTATGGGTGCAACGCCACCAACTCCCTGGGCTATGTGTACAAGGATGTCTATTTGAATGTCCAGGCTGAGCCGCCAACCATCGAGGTGCCGCCATCGGCCGTTTCCAGTGTGGATGGCCGGAATGTGACCATCAAGTGTCGGGTGAAGGGATCCCCCAAGCCGCTGGTCAAGTGGCTGAGGGCCAGCAACTGGCTGACCGGCGGTCGCTACAATGTCCAGGCGAACGGTGATCTGGAGATCCAGGATGTAACCTTCTCGGATGCCGGAAAATACACATGCTATGCGCAGAACAAGTTCGGTGAGATCCAGGCGGACGGTTCGCTGTCGGTCATGGAACACACGCGGATCACCCAGGAGCCGCAGAACTACGAGGTGGCCGCCGGACAATCGGCCACATTCCGCTGCAACGAGGCCCACGACGATACGCTGGAGATCGAGATCGATTGGTGGAAGGACGGCCAGTCGATTGACTTTGAGGCCCAGCCGAGGTTCGTGAAGACCAACGATAATTCCCTGACGATTGCCAAGACCATGGAGCTGGATTCGGGCGAGTACACGTGTGTGGCCCGGACGAAATTGGATGAGGCGACGGCCAGGGCGAACTTGATCGTTCAGGATGTGCCGAATGCCCCCCGGCTGACGGGCATCACCTGCCAGGCCGACAAGGCGGAGATTCAATGGGAGCCCCAGGGCGACAACCGTTCGCCCATCCTCCACTACACCATCCAGTTCAACACCTCCTTCACGCCTGCCTCCTGGGATGCGGCCTACGAGAAGGTGCCCAACACGGACTCCTCGTTCGTCGTCCAGATGTCACCATGGGCCAACTACACGTTCCGCGTGATTGCCTTCAACAAGATCGGACCCTCGCCGCCATCGCCGCACAGCGAGAGTTGCACTACCCAGCCGGATGTGCCGTTCAAGAATCCCGACAATGTCGTCGGCCAGGGCACCGAGCCCAACAACCTGGTCATCTCGTGGACACCCATGCCGGAAATCGAGCACAATGCCCCCAATTTCCACTACTACGTTAGTTGGAAGCGCGACATCCCGGCCGCCTCGTGGGAGAACAACAACATCTTCGACTGGCGACAGAACAACATTGTGATCGCCGATCAGCCGACGTTCGTCAAGTACCTGATCAAGGTGGTGGCCATCAACGACAAGGGCGAGTCCAATGTGGCCGCCGAGGAGGTGGTTGGCTACTCCGGGGAGGATCGTCCCCTGGACGCGCCAACCAACTTTACGATGCGACAGATCACATCCTCGACCAGTGGCTACATGGCCTGGACGCCGGTGAGCGAGGAGTCGGTGAGGGGACACTTCAAGGGCTACAAGATCCAGACCTGGACGGAGAACGAGGGCGAGGAGGGTTTGAGGGAGATACATGTGAAGGGCGATACCCACAATGCTCTGGTTACCCAGTTCAAGCCCGATTCGAAGAACTATGCCCGCATTCTGGCCTACAATGGGCGATTCAATGGCCCGCCGAGCGCGGTCATCGATTTCGATACGCCCGAGGGTGTGCCGTCGCCGGTCCAGGGATTGGACGCCTATCCCCTGGGCTCCTCGGCCTTCATGCTGCACTGGAAGAAGCCGCTGTATCCCAATGGCAAGCTCACCGGCTACAAGATCTACTTCGAAGAGGTCCATGAGAGCCATGTGGAGCCACGCCGTGAGTACGAACCCCACGTCACCGATCCCAGGGTCACGCGCATGAAGATGGCAGCCCTGAAGCCCAACACCAAGTACCGCATCTCCATCACCGCCACCACGAAAATGGGCGAGGGATCCGA ACACTATATCGAGAAGAAGACGCTGAATGACGCCATCAGTGTGGCTCCGGCCACGCCCTCTTTCTCCTGGGAACAACTGCCCTCCGATAATGGACTGGCCAAATTCCGCGTTAACTGGTTACCAAGTACCGAGGGTCATCCAGGCACTCACTTCTTCACACAGTACAG GATCAAGGGCGTAGAGACGTGGGTGAATACAGAACACGAGAATAACTTGGACTACCAGGTAGTCAGCGGTCTGGATCCAGAGACCGCCTACGAGTTCCGCGTCGTCTCCGTGGATGGGCACTTCAACACGCCGAGTGCCGCGCAGGAGATCGACACGAACACCGTTGAGGGACCGATAAAGGTGGCCAACGAGGCGGTGGCCAATGCCGGATGGTTCATAGGCATGATGCTGGCCCTGGCCTTCATCATCATCCTGTTCATCATCATCTGCATCATCCGGCGCAACCGGGGCGGCAAGTACGATGTCCACGATCGGGAGCTGGCCAACGGCCGGCGCGATTATCCCGAAGAGGGCGGCTTCCACGAGTACTCGCAACC GTTGGATAACAAGAGCGCTGGTCGCCAATCCGTAAATTCAGCGAACAAACCTGGCGTGGAGAGCGACACCGATTCGATGGCCGAATACGGGGATGGTGACACAG GACAATTCACCGAGGATGGCTCTTTCATTGGCCAGTACGTCCCCGGGAAGCTTCAGCCGCCGGTCAGTCCACAGCCGCTGAACAACTCCGCTGCGGCGCACCAGGCGGCGCCCACAGCCGGCGGATCGGGAGCCGGATCGGCATCGGCAGCAGCCGGAACATCGGGATCTTCGTCCGGAGGGGCAGCAGTCGGAGCAGGAGGCGCCTCTGCCAGCAACGGAGGAGCTGCAGCCGGAGCCGTGGCCACCTACGTCTAA
- the LOC119557095 gene encoding neuroglian isoform X2: protein MWRQSTILAALLVALITGCAAIRSNSPPRITKQPAPGELLFKVAQPNKESNNPFIIECEADAIPEPEYSWIKNGKKFDWQAYDDRMLRQPGRGTLVITVPKDEDRGHYQCFASNEFGTATSNSVYVRKAELNAFKDEAAKTLEAVEGEPFMLKCAAPDGFPSPTVNWMIQESIDGSIKSINNSRMTLDPEGNLWFSNITREDASLDFYYACSATSVFRSEYKIGNKVLLDVKSMGVSASQNKHPPVRQYVSRRQSLALRGKRMELFCIYGGTPLPQTVWSKNGQRIQWSDRITQGHYGKSLVIRQTNFDDAGTYTCDVSNGVGNAQSFSIILNVNSVPYFTKEPDFQTAAEDEEVVFECRAAGVPEPKISWIHNGKPIEQTPPNPRRTVTDNTIRIVNLVKGDTGNYGCNATNSLGYVYKDVYLNVQAEPPTIEVPPSAVSSVDGRNVTIKCRVKGSPKPLVKWLRASNWLTGGRYNVQANGDLEIQDVTFSDAGKYTCYAQNKFGEIQADGSLSVMEHTRITQEPQNYEVAAGQSATFRCNEAHDDTLEIEIDWWKDGQSIDFEAQPRFVKTNDNSLTIAKTMELDSGEYTCVARTKLDEATARANLIVQDVPNAPRLTGITCQADKAEIQWEPQGDNRSPILHYTIQFNTSFTPASWDAAYEKVPNTDSSFVVQMSPWANYTFRVIAFNKIGPSPPSPHSESCTTQPDVPFKNPDNVVGQGTEPNNLVISWTPMPEIEHNAPNFHYYVSWKRDIPAASWENNNIFDWRQNNIVIADQPTFVKYLIKVVAINDKGESNVAAEEVVGYSGEDRPLDAPTNFTMRQITSSTSGYMAWTPVSEESVRGHFKGYKIQTWTENEGEEGLREIHVKGDTHNALVTQFKPDSKNYARILAYNGRFNGPPSAVIDFDTPEGVPSPVQGLDAYPLGSSAFMLHWKKPLYPNGKLTGYKIYFEEVHESHVEPRREYEPHVTDPRVTRMKMAALKPNTKYRISITATTKMGEGSEHYIEKKTLNDAISVAPATPSFSWEQLPSDNGLAKFRVNWLPSTEGHPGTHFFTQYRIKGVETWVNTEHENNLDYQVVSGLDPETAYEFRVVSVDGHFNTPSAAQEIDTNTVEGPIKVANEAVANAGWFIGMMLALAFIIILFIIICIIRRNRGGKYDVHDRELANGRRDYPEEGGFHEYSQPLDNKSAGRQSVNSANKPGVESDTDSMAEYGDGDTGMNEDGSFIGQYGRKGL, encoded by the exons ATACAGTTGGATCAAGAATGGCAAGAAGTTCGACTGGCAGGCGTACGACGACCGGATGCTGCGACAGCCGGGTCGCGGAACCCTGGTGATCACCGTGCCCAAGGACGAGGATCGCGGCCACTACCAGTGCTTCGCGTCCAACGAGTTCGGCACGGCCACCTCGAACTCGGTGTATGTGCGCAAGGCGGAGCTGAACGCCTTCAAGGACGAGGCGGCCAAGACCCTGGAGGCCGTGGAGGGCGAGCCCTTCATGCTCAAGTGCGCGGCACCCGACGGCTTCCCCAGCCCCACCGTCAACTGGATGATCCAGGAGTCCATCGACGGCAGCATCAAGTCGATCAACAACTCCCGCATGACCCTCGATCCGGAGGGCAATCTGTGGTTCTCGAACATCACCCGCGAGGATGCCAGCTTGGACTTCTACTACGCCTGCTCGGCCACCTCGGTGTTCCGCAGTGAATACAAGATTGGCAACAAGGTGCTCCTCGACGTCAAGTCGATGGGTGTGAGTGCCTCCCAGAACAAGCACCCTCCTGTGCGTCAATATGTCTCCCGTCGCCAATCCTTGGCCCTTCGCGGCAAGCGCATGGAACTGTTTTGCATCTACGGTGGAACGCCGCTGCCGCAGACCGTTTGGAGCAAGAACGGGCAGCGGATACAGTGGAGCGACCGCATCACCCAGGGACACTACGGCAAATCGCTGGTCATCCGGCAGACGAACTTCGATGATGCCGGCACCTACACCTGCGACGTTTCCAACGGCGTGGGCAACGCCCAGTCGTTCTCGATCATCCTGAATGTCAACTCCGTGCCGTACTTCACCAAGGAACCCGACTTCCAGACCGCCGCCGAGGATGAGGAGGTGGTCTTTGAGTGCCGCGCCGCCGGTGTCCCAGAGCCCAAGATCAGTTGGATACACAATGGCAAGCCGATCGAGCAGACGCCCCCGAATCCCCGACGAACCGTGACCGACAACACCATCCGCATCGTGAACCTGGTCAAGGGCGATACCGGCAACTATGGGTGCAACGCCACCAACTCCCTGGGCTATGTGTACAAGGATGTCTATTTGAATGTCCAGGCTGAGCCGCCAACCATCGAGGTGCCGCCATCGGCCGTTTCCAGTGTGGATGGCCGGAATGTGACCATCAAGTGTCGGGTGAAGGGATCCCCCAAGCCGCTGGTCAAGTGGCTGAGGGCCAGCAACTGGCTGACCGGCGGTCGCTACAATGTCCAGGCGAACGGTGATCTGGAGATCCAGGATGTAACCTTCTCGGATGCCGGAAAATACACATGCTATGCGCAGAACAAGTTCGGTGAGATCCAGGCGGACGGTTCGCTGTCGGTCATGGAACACACGCGGATCACCCAGGAGCCGCAGAACTACGAGGTGGCCGCCGGACAATCGGCCACATTCCGCTGCAACGAGGCCCACGACGATACGCTGGAGATCGAGATCGATTGGTGGAAGGACGGCCAGTCGATTGACTTTGAGGCCCAGCCGAGGTTCGTGAAGACCAACGATAATTCCCTGACGATTGCCAAGACCATGGAGCTGGATTCGGGCGAGTACACGTGTGTGGCCCGGACGAAATTGGATGAGGCGACGGCCAGGGCGAACTTGATCGTTCAGGATGTGCCGAATGCCCCCCGGCTGACGGGCATCACCTGCCAGGCCGACAAGGCGGAGATTCAATGGGAGCCCCAGGGCGACAACCGTTCGCCCATCCTCCACTACACCATCCAGTTCAACACCTCCTTCACGCCTGCCTCCTGGGATGCGGCCTACGAGAAGGTGCCCAACACGGACTCCTCGTTCGTCGTCCAGATGTCACCATGGGCCAACTACACGTTCCGCGTGATTGCCTTCAACAAGATCGGACCCTCGCCGCCATCGCCGCACAGCGAGAGTTGCACTACCCAGCCGGATGTGCCGTTCAAGAATCCCGACAATGTCGTCGGCCAGGGCACCGAGCCCAACAACCTGGTCATCTCGTGGACACCCATGCCGGAAATCGAGCACAATGCCCCCAATTTCCACTACTACGTTAGTTGGAAGCGCGACATCCCGGCCGCCTCGTGGGAGAACAACAACATCTTCGACTGGCGACAGAACAACATTGTGATCGCCGATCAGCCGACGTTCGTCAAGTACCTGATCAAGGTGGTGGCCATCAACGACAAGGGCGAGTCCAATGTGGCCGCCGAGGAGGTGGTTGGCTACTCCGGGGAGGATCGTCCCCTGGACGCGCCAACCAACTTTACGATGCGACAGATCACATCCTCGACCAGTGGCTACATGGCCTGGACGCCGGTGAGCGAGGAGTCGGTGAGGGGACACTTCAAGGGCTACAAGATCCAGACCTGGACGGAGAACGAGGGCGAGGAGGGTTTGAGGGAGATACATGTGAAGGGCGATACCCACAATGCTCTGGTTACCCAGTTCAAGCCCGATTCGAAGAACTATGCCCGCATTCTGGCCTACAATGGGCGATTCAATGGCCCGCCGAGCGCGGTCATCGATTTCGATACGCCCGAGGGTGTGCCGTCGCCGGTCCAGGGATTGGACGCCTATCCCCTGGGCTCCTCGGCCTTCATGCTGCACTGGAAGAAGCCGCTGTATCCCAATGGCAAGCTCACCGGCTACAAGATCTACTTCGAAGAGGTCCATGAGAGCCATGTGGAGCCACGCCGTGAGTACGAACCCCACGTCACCGATCCCAGGGTCACGCGCATGAAGATGGCAGCCCTGAAGCCCAACACCAAGTACCGCATCTCCATCACCGCCACCACGAAAATGGGCGAGGGATCCGA ACACTATATCGAGAAGAAGACGCTGAATGACGCCATCAGTGTGGCTCCGGCCACGCCCTCTTTCTCCTGGGAACAACTGCCCTCCGATAATGGACTGGCCAAATTCCGCGTTAACTGGTTACCAAGTACCGAGGGTCATCCAGGCACTCACTTCTTCACACAGTACAG GATCAAGGGCGTAGAGACGTGGGTGAATACAGAACACGAGAATAACTTGGACTACCAGGTAGTCAGCGGTCTGGATCCAGAGACCGCCTACGAGTTCCGCGTCGTCTCCGTGGATGGGCACTTCAACACGCCGAGTGCCGCGCAGGAGATCGACACGAACACCGTTGAGGGACCGATAAAGGTGGCCAACGAGGCGGTGGCCAATGCCGGATGGTTCATAGGCATGATGCTGGCCCTGGCCTTCATCATCATCCTGTTCATCATCATCTGCATCATCCGGCGCAACCGGGGCGGCAAGTACGATGTCCACGATCGGGAGCTGGCCAACGGCCGGCGCGATTATCCCGAAGAGGGCGGCTTCCACGAGTACTCGCAACC GTTGGATAACAAGAGCGCTGGTCGCCAATCCGTAAATTCAGCGAACAAACCTGGCGTGGAGAGCGACACCGATTCGATGGCCGAATACGGGGATGGTGACACAG GCATGAACGAAGATGGATCCTTTATTGGCCAATATGGACGCAAAGGACTTTGA